TTTAACTTTCTCCATGAATCCAAGCACTTGTGCAATATAGGAGAAGGTAAAAAGGTCTCATTGATTTGATTGTTAACCATTCCCACAACCTTCCCTTCCAAGTCAATGATAGGGCCTCCATCGTCACGCAACTACAACATAGCAATGATAATAATATTATAATTTATCATTTGTACTAATAAAATAGCAACATTAattaaaatagaaaacataaagttAGGATTTGATCGTAGTACGTACGATATGTTCATTGTTGGAAAAATACATGTAGTGACATCTCTCGTAAGGGACAGGAATCATGTATTCCACCCTACCATGGGTTATCCTTAGATCAAGACTTTCATCCCTTCCAAGTCGGAACACATCTTGACCAGAGTGCACATTGTCATTAAAAGTGGACAGTTGAACCGGTTTGTTCACTACAACCTCGTAAAGAGCAAATTCATAGTGCTCCTGGAGGTAGAGGAGACTGGCTACTGCAGTTGTGTCGTCAAGCAAGTGAACAATGACCTGGAAAAGACAACCACAAAGATTATGACACTGCAATAGAATTTTCGTAGTATTTGAGAAAACCATTTTCGAGAGATTGACTATCAGAGAAACCGAACGCCACACCGAATCAAGTATATTATTTCAAGTACACAGTGTAAATACATAGTAAATTGAAGAGAAGGCACATCTAATTGGTAAACGGGTGTCGATGAGGCACATTGCAAATGATTAAGTTTTgatagaaaaaaaaggaaaacaaacaaGCACCAGTGAGTGGAGAAGATAAATAAATAGAATAGCGAATTAATGTTAAGAAGCTCACTTCAGCGTTGCGATGATATTCACCCGTCCACTCATCCATCCACTGGTCGGGATCCTTTGCGCGAATGAGATGCGCGGACGTCAAAACCACGGCGGTATTGTTCTTGTAGTCCTGTTGGATCCACAAACCACAACACCTATTCAGCGGCTCATCATCTGCAATTAAAGCAAACCAAAAGTCACAACACACGGTCGAGCAAAGTAACTTATATGTCCTAGGTGGGTGATATCCTTGGATGAAGTGTTCAGTCACGTACCAAGATAGGACGAGAGGGTGATGATAGAGTTGGCGGCAAAAAGCACCGCATCCTTTGTAGGCTCACGgatatggtgaaggtgttgctcgtGAGACAGGCACGAAAGAGAAGAGGAGCGATCCAATGTGAAGGCAAACCGACAAGCTACATACATACAATAAAtacaaacagagagagagagaaaaaaaaagctaGGTTAGTGTCTTATAAcgaacgacgatgatgatgacgaggaaaagagAGATCAAGACCTAAATCTGCTTGGTATTGGGCCTTGGCGTGCTTGAAGGCGGCACGTATGTCCGGCCTATCAGCTAGCTCGTCGGGGATGTAGGGTCTGTGAAGCAGAGGGCTGGGTGGATACGAGGATTCCTCCAACGAGGACTCGGCCACGTCGTCGTCATGCGCACGATCTACACACATGGAGAAAAAAATGAGCACCTAATTTTGGTCGGGGTTGTGCTCTTTCACTATACTACTGCTACTCATGTCGTGATTGGGAGGGGGATCAAGCGGAGCCGAGGGGAGGTTGGGTACCTAATTTTGGTCGGGGTTGGGCTTTCTCACTCTCGAAGGCCGCGAACATCAATCCTCGATCCTCTGCCAGGCttctcgtcgtcgtcgtcttcttcttgttcttcttcttcgctTCCCGCTCCATCTCCGGATTTCCCCTCCTGCGCCGCCTGCCGCCCTTCGGCATCTTGTTCCAGGGCGGCGACCATGTGTCGTCGCGGCTGGTTCTCCAATCTCTACTGCAAAATTCCATGTTGGTTTTGCACCATGTCCCAGGAGTAGACTATTTCACTGCTTCCTCATCTTCGGCCGATGAAGCATGTGTTGTGGGATTTGTTGCTGGATCGTGAAGTTGTGATCGGGCCTAGTCCGGGTTTGATGTGGTGAGAGCGATTGGTGATCTTCGGTCGCATTATGGATCTTCGGAGGCAATCAAACTCCGATGTGATATTCCTGTCTGAATCATACCTTGGGAAGACCAAGGCGGGAAATGATGCACAAACATAAGTTTGATGAGATGCTAATCCATGAGAGTGATGGAAGAAGTGGAGGTTTGTTACTGTTGTGGAGGAAGAAGGATTGCAAAATAGTGGTGAAGACACTATAACAAAATGTATTGAT
This genomic window from Triticum dicoccoides isolate Atlit2015 ecotype Zavitan unplaced genomic scaffold, WEW_v2.0 scaffold90599, whole genome shotgun sequence contains:
- the LOC119348377 gene encoding uncharacterized protein LOC119348377, yielding MEREAKKKNKKKTTTTRSLAEDRGLMFAAFENRAHDDDVAESSLEESSYPPSPLLHRPYIPDELADRPDIRAAFKHAKAQYQADLACRFAFTLDRSSSLSCLSHEQHLHHIREPTKDAVLFAANSIITLSSYLDDEPLNRCCGLWIQQDYKNNTAVVLTSAHLIRAKDPDQWMDEWTGEYHRNAEVIVHLLDDTTAVASLLYLQEHYEFALYEVVVNKPVQLSTFNDNVHSGQDVFRLGRDESLDLRITHGRVEYMIPVPYERCHYMYFSNNEHILRDDGGPIIDLEGKVVGMVNNQINETFLPSPILHKCLDSWR